CTGTTCGGAAGCAAGCACAAACCCCATGGACGGCATGCACACACATGCAGCGACAGCTGGTCAGCCGCGCATGCCGTGCAGAGTATTGCTTCCTAGCGGGCGGAGCTATCAGCGTCTGGACTTGCGGGGATGTCCGACTATGACAAGGCTCACGGCGGGGACAAACAGTTTCTGGCGTATACTAGTACGCAGTACAGCGTACGTGAAGGGGCGGGCCGCGTCGCTCAGCAATTCTACAGCCACGGCCTCGGGGGAGGCGGCTGCCAGTCTCGGCAACGCCTGGGAACCGGACggcagctggagctggctTCACCTGAGGGTCTCGTGTTGtcagccgcagcggcgggcgtttgTGGCTTACTGCAGACGTTTAGTGCAGCAATCTGgactgtacttcgtacctacgGAGTTAGTACGATTTCAAAAGTCCTGTCTGACAGGGGTCATGTGATAGGGGCTCGGGCAACAACAATAAGTACGGGGACGATCGATGCAACGCGTTTTCTTAGGCATCGTTCCCCTCCCAATTCGACCTGGCAGAAAACCTACCCGCGCGACCTCACACGATGGCCCCATACTATGATATTGCAACGCGAGCTCTTGTTGTTGGGCTCAAGGCTCCTTGTTGCGGCAAAACGACTGCTGAAGTTGCTGCTCTTCTTGGGATATCAATACGGCAAGTTAACCGTATTTATGCCAAGGCAATTGAGCGCGGATTTGATCCAAACCAGCGGCCCATGGTCATCAAAGACGAATACCTCCAGGATGCCCCAAggtccggccggccgactAAGCAGACCGAAGAGACTACGCAGCAGATTCTAGCCAACGTTGGAACTGACCCGCACGGACGGGAGAAGACGTGTGCTGATATTGCCCGCGAGCTTAGCGTCAATGGCTGCCCTATTTCTGAGACGACGGTTTGGAGGATCCTCAGGACTGCCGGCCTTCAAAAGACCAACTTGGACTTGGGTGAAGAGGTTGACTACGAAGAAAGGCGCTAAAACAAAGCCGTTCTGAGGCTATCATTGCTTGGAAAGCTGCTTGGAGAGACTGTACAGGAACGCATTTCCCCAGGGCGACCGGGGTCAGGGCCGCCAAGACCGGACTTTTGAAAGCGTCCTCCATACTGGCAGTGCACCTGGACGGCTCCATATGGGCGACCATGTGTGGACTTCGCGGCTGTGAGAGGGGCGGCTTCAGCCTGGTCTCGGACAAGCTCACACCGGCAGTGTGGCTGGCGCTGAGGAGGGAATGCTAATGGCTTGATGAGGCGGCAGCTTTCAACGAGCTGAAGCTacccccacggcggcggcctgggaaCTGATTGGAAGCTCGCGAGAGTCTTCGGGATGGTCCGCGCACTACGATGCCATAGACGTGGCGTTTGCCCCTCGTTCTGGCAGGCTTTGTTGTACTTATAATCCggggagaagaagctgaagGCGCGAGCTATGGCACCGGCAAACAAATAAGTCACCACAGTTCTCCATTTCCTCGAAGGAAACGTAAACAATGCCCACCAAAGTGCTGCAGAATATCGAGGGCTGCAAGGCCTTCCCGTCCGACCAGTCGCAGATTCCAGATGGCAAGTACATGATCACGAGCGATGAAGAGCGCACCGTGGAagctgccgacgacaacATCCGAGCCGAGATATGGTTCAAGACCCCGGTCAGTTCGTAGTCAGTCCTGGTTGCAATGCGTGCTCGGAGCGGAGCGCGCCACCGTGCGCGGGCCGTGATGGCAGGTCGGTCCATTCTGTATAACTAACACCACCGGCAATTTGCAACAACGACAAACAGGCCTTGGACATTGCGACTATTCGCAAGATCGACCGTCTCCAGCTCCTGGCGGACTCGCACGACCAGGGCTACGCCGACGTGACCTCGGGCGGGAACTGGACGTGGTTCGAGCTCGCCATCCTGGAAGACGAGTCTGCCTATAAGCCGCgcgtcaaggacggcgtGGAGCTCGTTTGGAAGAGTCACTATAACCGcttcctcgaggaggagTTTGGCTGGGTTAGCTACAAAGAGCCCGCCCTTTTCCTTCGTTTCGTTTCGGGGTGGTGAGGCGCGGCGCCTAGTCGGAAGGGCTAACATGGGGATATGCTACGTAGTCTCAAGGAAAGGTGTTTGATGAGCAGCACGATTTGCTACGCTTGATCGAGGCATGCTCCCCCCGACGGAccccttcttttcttttgAAGAAAGGGAACACTACTGACTGAACTTGGGGTACCATGTAGGATGGCAACGTCATTGCCGTCCGCCTCTGCGCGCGCTTCACCGGCTGGTCCATCGCAGCGCGAAAGGGCTACCTCACGATGGAGATTGACACGGACGACAGTCAGTgcacacgcccgccgccagctctcGGACTGAAAAGCTACTTACTAACATGACCCTCGACCCAGTCGAGCGCgacccccctcccgcctATGGCGAGATCGTCTCCAAGATCGAAAACATCCAAGCCGTCTTCAGGGAAGTCAACAGCTCCATCCAGGCGGGCTTCATGCCCACTCTGCCTGACGCGCTCCACACGGCACAACTTCTCAGCACCGGCGCAGAGCGACCCCTGCGTGTGCTCTCCCTCGGTCAGTTcagttttttttttccgcGAATATATTATCTCAAACCGTAGCCCTGCACAAACTGAATAGTAGCACGAACTAACATACCGTGTGTTAAAACGCCAAAcagacgggggcggcgtccgCGGCCTCTCCTCGCTGCAcctcctcaacgccgtcatGAAAAAGGCCGCGCCGGACAAGAAGCCCTGCGAGGTGTTCGACATGAttggcggcaccagcacggGCGGATACATTGCCATTATGCTCGGGCGCCTCAAGATGAGCGTGGACGAGTGCATCGGCAAGTACCAAGACTTCATGGTCAAGATCTTCAACAAGGGCACGCTCAAAAAGGGCCTCGACTTcatcgccaacggcgagTTTTACGACGAGACGGTCCTGGAGGGCCTGATTAAGCAGCTCGTCAAAgagaagacgggcggcgaagatacggagctgctcgaggcggccggcaATCCCACCTGCAAGGTGTAAGTTaagagagggggggaaacCTCCCGGCCACGTTTGCAGAGCGGCACTGATGAGTCCTTGAAGTGGGAACTGACGGTGTGTCGATAGTTTCTGCATGGCCGTGAACCAGCAGGCCGGCAACAACCGCGCCCCCATCTTCCTCCGCTCGTACCAGAACAAGCAGGAAATGTCCCTCATCCCGGACATCAAGATATggcaggccgcccgcgcgacGTCCGCCGCACCGGCGTATTTCGCTCCCATTACTGTTGGCGACTAcacgctcgtcgacgggggcATGGGGGCGAACAACCCCTTAGGATGGTATGAATGAAAAACCTTAGAAGCTCCCCCCCCTTGAAGTGTGTGGCTGGCTAGTATGGTGCTGCTGATCAGTGGTGCACTTTCTCACTACGGACACGCACTACACATTGAACACACTACTGACGTGAAACTTAACTCATCATAGGCTTTGGACAGAagtcctcgccgtcttcggcCCCGCGCGTCCCACGTCGTGCTTCCTCTCCATCGGCacgggcatggccgccaaccaatccatcaccgcccccggcgccgtcccgAGCCAcaccgtcgaggcggcctttgccgccgtcgccaccaatACCGAGCTGACAAACATCCTCTTCCGCGCCCTGGTCAACGCCTTTGCTCCCCGGCCGATGGAGAAGAAGTACTGGCGCCTCAACGTCAGCCAGGAGATCCCCGCCTGGGATGAGGAGAAGCGAACCTGGTTCGGGCTCGGTGGCACGTCCATTGTGCATCATCAGCAAGACTACAAGGACGttggcgcgctcgacgacgtgggtGCCCTCAAAGCGCTCATCGAGATGACCGGAAAGTACATTGGCGATCAGGATGCCATCATTGGCGAGTGTGCAAAGGCCCTGATGGCAGCTGTGGCATGACGTGCTTCGCTCAAATGTTGCAAATGTAGAGGCACATTGTTGCTTAACTCAGTGCTACGACATTCACACCGTGGGGCCTAGTGTCGGGAACAAAGTTCGCGACGAGGTACAGATGCTTGGATCTCATAAATTCGTTCTCACTCAGTGAGCTACCCCGGAGCCAATCTATGGCATCCTTGCCATACCGTACTGTTCGACGTAGATGTCATCTTCCAAGCCACCAAGCCATGGCCCATTTCATTCGCGATACTGGATGCCCAGCCCAACTCGGTGATCATCCGGCAGCGGACCGCCAACGCGCATCTTCTTCGGCGGACTACCATGGCCGCTTCTAACTTCTTCTAGCGGCAGCTCGCTGCTGAACTTGCGTTTGTCCACGCCACTGCCTGTAGTGGATGCCAGGAGCTTCGCCTGCATCCTGGCCGATGTTTCCGCTGGGTGAGGGGACGCATCCCGCGAGGCAGCTGAGCTGGCCACATCGAAGCTCCGACCCGGATTTCGGCGGAGCATCTCGGTAGCTGCTTGGCTCGCTTGACTATCAAAaacctcctcggcgtcatcgtcctcggcgcggcgtcgctgacGTGGAAGCGGTTGCCGTGGCGGATGGGAGGTTAGGGAGGCCGC
This sequence is a window from Purpureocillium takamizusanense chromosome 8, complete sequence. Protein-coding genes within it:
- a CDS encoding uncharacterized protein (COG:I~EggNog:ENOG503P27F); this encodes MPTKVLQNIEGCKAFPSDQSQIPDGKYMITSDEERTVEAADDNIRAEIWFKTPALDIATIRKIDRLQLLADSHDQGYADVTSGGNWTWFELAILEDESAYKPRVKDGVELVWKSHYNRFLEEEFGWDGNVIAVRLCARFTGWSIAARKGYLTMEIDTDDIERDPPPAYGEIVSKIENIQAVFREVNSSIQAGFMPTLPDALHTAQLLSTGAERPLRVLSLDGGGVRGLSSLHLLNAVMKKAAPDKKPCEVFDMIGGTSTGGYIAIMLGRLKMSVDECIGKYQDFMVKIFNKGTLKKGLDFIANGEFYDETVLEGLIKQLVKEKTGGEDTELLEAAGNPTCKVFCMAVNQQAGNNRAPIFLRSYQNKQEMSLIPDIKIWQAARATSAAPAYFAPITVGDYTLVDGGMGANNPLGWLWTEVLAVFGPARPTSCFLSIGTGMAANQSITAPGAVPSHTVEAAFAAVATNTELTNILFRALVNAFAPRPMEKKYWRLNVSQEIPAWDEEKRTWFGLGGTSIVHHQQDYKDVGALDDVGALKALIEMTGKYIGDQDAIIGECAKALMAAVA
- a CDS encoding uncharacterized protein (EggNog:ENOG503PSPG), which codes for MAPYYDIATRALVVGLKAPCCGKTTAEVAALLGISIRQVNRIYAKAIERGFDPNQRPMVIKDEYLQDAPRSGRPTKQTEETTQQILANVGTDPHGREKTCADIARELSVNGCPISETTVWRILRTAGLQKTNLDLGEEVDYEERR